One segment of Chelmon rostratus isolate fCheRos1 chromosome 17, fCheRos1.pri, whole genome shotgun sequence DNA contains the following:
- the LOC121620890 gene encoding GDP-L-fucose synthase-like isoform X1 — protein sequence MGSEIKAGPMRVLVTGGSGLVGKAIEHVVQKEGGKLEGEEWIFLSMKDADLVDAGQTRAVFEKYRPTHVIHLAAKVGGLYLHMRENLQFLRDNIKINDNVLQTAHEMGITKVVSCLSSCIFPDKTTYPIDETMIHDGPPHDSNFGYSHAKRMIDVQNRAYFQQHGRRYTAVIPTNVFGPYDNFSTENGHVLSALINKTYKAKKEGSPVNVCGSGAPRRQFIYSLDLGRLIIWVLREYEEVDPIILSVGEEDEVSIKEAVDTIAVALDFKGKIHFDTTLSDGQMRKTASNGKLRSYLPDFTFTPLKEAIKMTCDWFVANYDTART from the exons ATGGGGTCAGAGATCAAAGCGGGGCCAATGCGTGTGCTGGTGACTGGTGGGTCTGGGTTGGTGGGCAAAGCCATTGAGCATGTGGTGCAGAAGGAAGGTGGGAAACTAGAGGGAGAAGAATGGATCTTCCTCTCCATGAAAGATGCTGATCTTGT AGATGCTGGGCAGACGAGAGCTGTGTTCGAGAAGTATCGCCCCACCCATGTCATCCACCTGGCTGCAAAAGTCGGAGGACTCTATCTACACATGAGGGAGAACCTGCAGTTTCTG AGGGACAACATCAAAATCAATGACAATGTCCTGCAAACGGCCCACGAGATGGGCATCACCAAGGTTGTGTCTTGCCTGTCCAGCTGTATCTTCCCTGACAAAACCACATACCCCATTGATGAGACCATG ATACACGACGGACCACCTCACGACTCTAATTTTGGATACTCGCATGCTAAAAGGATGATTGACGTTCAGAACAG ggCATACTTCCAGCAGCACGGCCGGCGTTACACAGCCGTCATCCCCACCAATGTGTTTGGTCCCTATGACAACTTCAGCACAGAAAATGGTCACGTGCTGTCAGCGCTCATTAACAAGACATACAAAGCCAAAA AGGAAGGGAGTCCTGTGAATGTATGTGGCTCCGGAGCTCCTAGAAGACAGTTCATCTATTCTCTG GACTTGGGCCGTCTAATCATTTGGGTCCTGAGAGAATATGAAGAAGTTGACCCCATTATCCTCTCTG TGGGTGAAGAGGATGAGGTCTCAATCAAGGAGGCTGTGGACACGATAGCAGTCGCCCTGGACTTCAAAGGCAAAATACAT TTTGACACCACCCTGTCTGATGGCCAGATGAGGAAGACAGCCAGCAATGGCAAGCTAAGAAGCTACCTCCCCGACTTCACCTTCACACCCCTTAAAGAAG CTATAAAGATGACCTGTGACTGGTTCGTGGCCAACTATGACACTGCCCGCACATGA
- the alkbh7 gene encoding alpha-ketoglutarate-dependent dioxygenase alkB homolog 7, mitochondrial, with the protein MKLLLTVLKGIHKPAVYSSHHRCLSSCASGGLLPHSDEPLIVGSSRELVQRLGSQVEVRTAFITEEEERAFLRELEPGLKKKRYEFDHWDDAIHGYRETERVSWGAACEEVLNRVRSAAFPEGSPLLGPVHILDLDKTGYIKPHIDSVKFCGSTIAGLSLLSDSIMRLVKEDAANEWLDLLLPRHSLYILRDQARYNFTHEILKDEESVFNGQKVPRQRRISVICRNLPG; encoded by the exons ATGAAACTGCTGCTGACAGTATTAAAAGGAATCCATAAACCAGCTGTTTACTCCAGTCACCACCGTTGTCTGAGCTCCTGTGCCAGCGGCGGCCTGTTacctcacagtgatgaacctcTGATCGTCGGGTCAAGCCGGGAGCTCGTGCAGAGACTGGGCtcgcaggtggaggtgaggacGGCCttcatcacagaggaggaggagcgggccTTTCTGCGAGAGCTGGAGCCTGGCCTGAAGAAGAAACGCTACGAGTTCGACCATTGGGACGAT GCTATTCACGGGTACCGAGAGACCGAGCGTGTGAGTTGGGGGGCGGCGTGCGAGGAGGTCCTGAATCGCGTCCGATCTGCAGCGTTTCCTGAGGGTAGTCCACTCCTCGGGCCTGTGCACATTCTAGACCTGGACAAGACCGGCTACATCAAGCCTCACATTGACAGTGTCAAG TTCTGTGGTAGCACGATTGCTGGATTGAGTCTTCTGTCAGACAGTATCATGCGCTTGGTGAAGGAGGATGCGGCCAATGAGTGGCTGGACCTGCTGCTGCCCCGACACTCCCTCTATATACTGAG GGACCAGGCCAGATATAACTTCACTCACGAGATCCTGAAAGACGAGGAGTCTGTGTTCAACGGACAGAAAGTGCCTCGACAGCGCCGCATCTCTGTCATCTGTCGGAACCTTCCGGGCTAA
- the LOC121620890 gene encoding GDP-L-fucose synthase-like isoform X2, with translation MTSRVGHSGPMRVLVTGGSGLVGKAIEHVVQKEGGKLEGEEWIFLSMKDADLVDAGQTRAVFEKYRPTHVIHLAAKVGGLYLHMRENLQFLRDNIKINDNVLQTAHEMGITKVVSCLSSCIFPDKTTYPIDETMIHDGPPHDSNFGYSHAKRMIDVQNRAYFQQHGRRYTAVIPTNVFGPYDNFSTENGHVLSALINKTYKAKKEGSPVNVCGSGAPRRQFIYSLDLGRLIIWVLREYEEVDPIILSVGEEDEVSIKEAVDTIAVALDFKGKIHFDTTLSDGQMRKTASNGKLRSYLPDFTFTPLKEAIKMTCDWFVANYDTART, from the exons ATGACAAGTAGAGTAGGTCATT CGGGGCCAATGCGTGTGCTGGTGACTGGTGGGTCTGGGTTGGTGGGCAAAGCCATTGAGCATGTGGTGCAGAAGGAAGGTGGGAAACTAGAGGGAGAAGAATGGATCTTCCTCTCCATGAAAGATGCTGATCTTGT AGATGCTGGGCAGACGAGAGCTGTGTTCGAGAAGTATCGCCCCACCCATGTCATCCACCTGGCTGCAAAAGTCGGAGGACTCTATCTACACATGAGGGAGAACCTGCAGTTTCTG AGGGACAACATCAAAATCAATGACAATGTCCTGCAAACGGCCCACGAGATGGGCATCACCAAGGTTGTGTCTTGCCTGTCCAGCTGTATCTTCCCTGACAAAACCACATACCCCATTGATGAGACCATG ATACACGACGGACCACCTCACGACTCTAATTTTGGATACTCGCATGCTAAAAGGATGATTGACGTTCAGAACAG ggCATACTTCCAGCAGCACGGCCGGCGTTACACAGCCGTCATCCCCACCAATGTGTTTGGTCCCTATGACAACTTCAGCACAGAAAATGGTCACGTGCTGTCAGCGCTCATTAACAAGACATACAAAGCCAAAA AGGAAGGGAGTCCTGTGAATGTATGTGGCTCCGGAGCTCCTAGAAGACAGTTCATCTATTCTCTG GACTTGGGCCGTCTAATCATTTGGGTCCTGAGAGAATATGAAGAAGTTGACCCCATTATCCTCTCTG TGGGTGAAGAGGATGAGGTCTCAATCAAGGAGGCTGTGGACACGATAGCAGTCGCCCTGGACTTCAAAGGCAAAATACAT TTTGACACCACCCTGTCTGATGGCCAGATGAGGAAGACAGCCAGCAATGGCAAGCTAAGAAGCTACCTCCCCGACTTCACCTTCACACCCCTTAAAGAAG CTATAAAGATGACCTGTGACTGGTTCGTGGCCAACTATGACACTGCCCGCACATGA